Proteins from a genomic interval of Salvelinus alpinus chromosome 7, SLU_Salpinus.1, whole genome shotgun sequence:
- the LOC139580157 gene encoding PHD finger-like domain-containing protein 5A translates to MAKHHPDLIFCRKQAGVAIGRLCEKCDGKCVICDSYVRPCTLVRICDECNYGSYQGRCVICGGPGVSDAYYCKECTIQEKDRDGCPKIVNLGSSKTDLFYERKKYGFKKR, encoded by the exons ATGGCTAAACATCATCCAGATTTGATCTTTTGTAGAAAACAAGCCGGTGTCG CTATTGGAAGATTGTGCGAGAAAT GCGATGGAAAGTGTGTGATCTGTGATTCGTATGTGAGGCCGTGCACTCTGGTGCGCATCTGTGACGAATGCAATTACGGGTCGTACCAGGGGCGCTGTGTCATCTGTGGAGGTCCCGGGGTGTCTGATGCTTACTACTGCAAGGAGTGCACCATCCAGGAGAAAGAT CGAGACGGATGCCCCAAGATTGTGAACCTGGGCAGCTCAAAAACGGACCTGTTTTATGAACGGAAGAAGTATGGCTTCAAGAAGAGGTGA